The segment TGAGCTCAACTTGATGAAACGCCCTGCTcatgaaaagagagaaaagcctggTGTGATGCTGTATAAAACGGACTAGCTACAGTAATACGGGCACCATTGTTACCAAGGGGCATTGAGTCTTGTACACTGTGTCGGGTacggtatcaatggaaaagttacagtcGGTCAGGTATGAGTATCCTGGTGAAATCCACGTATCATCATTGTCCCGGCAGTTTTGCACCTTGGCGATGTATCTGCATCTCAGACCTGTGCTGTGagcctgggtgacaccccaggtGGGCTGACATCAGGGCTAGTCAGCTGTAAGGATACTCCACTCTCACCATGGCCACTGAGGGAGCTCGTCCCGCCCAACAGGGCTTCCTCGGACAGCAAGGAGCCAATGGCCACCCCTGTGATTCAGCAGGACGTGGGGGCATGTGctgggccagcgcaacccattaggcgaccgcctagggcgctgcaatttaattttttttataattattaatggagatatcccatctcctagaactggaagggaccttgaaaggtcattgagtccagccccctgccttcactagcaggaccaagtactgattttgccctagatccccaagtgaccccctcaaggattgaactcacaaccccctgggtttagcaggccaatgctcaaaccactgagctatccctccaccaaTTTGGGGGATGGTGACCGCGGCAGCATTTCAGGGTGGAACCTTCCGCCCCAAAGGGCGGCAGAAAAGTTGGCGGCGCTCCTGAGCATGTGAtctgctcatgtgaccctggactgcatcttgggcaagtaactttccatgcacatggcagagCATTTAAAGGGTCCTGAGACATCTGCACTGGGCGCTCAGCGTAGCAAGGTGGGGTGTGTCAATTGCCGGCCTGCCGAGGGAAAGAGCAGGGCGTGTGGAGCCCAGAGCAAGGTGCTGCCGGTAGCTTTGAGACAACATCCCCCTGTGGGCACAGACAAGAGCCCTCCCACGGCGAGCAGGTGGTGGGGAGTCACCCCGCACACCTTGGTTAACCCGGAACGTGTCACACACCTGCACCGAGCTAAACAATAATACACCGGCCAAAGGGAAGAGGCGAGTGGGAGCAGCGCCCAGCTCctctgcaggggcagcacacgaACCGCAGGCTGCCCAGGGCCTGCACTGGCCACAGGGGAGAAATGGGGCAGTGGGCACGTTCCACAGCAGCCTGCCCTGTGGAGTGTGAATGTGGGGCACCCCGGTCCTCTCTAGGGGCACTTGAGGCCCCACATGCTTCCTCACCAGCTGGGAGACCATTTTCTCCAGCCACCTGCTGGTGGCTGGGCCCTGAGCTGTGCACAGGGCATTCCTCCTCTATACGGCCCATACGCAGCCCTGCGCTGTGCCCTGGGGCAGCCCTGTTCTCTGGGCAGCAGTGCTGCTCAGATGTGGTCCCTGCCCAAGACGCTTGCCAGGCCAACCAAGCCCAGACACCCAGTCTTGGCACAGGTGCCAGGCCCTGCTACTGCAAACCCACTGCTGGCTAGATTGTCCCTGCAACGCTCTGCCTCCGAAGGGCCGGCTTTGACTGGAGAGCGGCAGAGGGCTGCAGGTGCCTGGGCGGGATCTCGTCTCTGCCCAAACCCTGTGGAGGGGACATGCTATGAAGAAAACACAGGGTACAGCTCCCCCagcactccccatccccccatttgcacccccacccagcaccccttTGCATCCCACACACGGGGAGCCAGGGAGGGCAGGGTACGCTAGGAAGTGAGGTGGTGTCCGGCAGGCAAGGACGGGCCCTGCTCGGAGGAGGGAGCCTGGCACCCACCCACTCGCAGGCTAAGGGCAGGCACCTCCGGCACTGCTCTCCCTGGGCTTTCTCCCCAAGCAGCGGGGTAGGCGAAGTGCCCGGCCTGGCtccagacccctgtgggaccgaGCAGCCGTCACGGCAGCGTGTGCCAGACTAGGCTATCGCGTGCCCAGGGGTGACAGGCGTTACCAGAGACCCATCTCCACCCCTGCAGGCCCCGCAGCCGGGTCCTCGCTCTTCCGCCAGAGCTGCTCCCGGCTGTGGGATGACTCCATTGAGGAGGGGCAGCTCGCCAGCAACCTGTTCGGCTCGGGCTCCAAAACGTCCTCCCGGGCCAGCAAGACATCGATCTCCGAGGGCCAGGTCTCTGAGGCCAGGGCccgtgtgacgttattgacataaactgggaccatatagatcattgttgcaaccaaagtcctgtagtggcacccaaatcttgtataaagggggtcaaatggggtgtctaggacaaggttatggtttactggttatgattatgctgtctatatgtgtgtatcagttttgtagtcgaagttatgaatattggctctatactgtctgtatggcaaatttatgctatgcttctgggtgacatcccagacaaactgagattagctctgcctagtctgcttgatggcccattaaggaccatcagctatacaatggacccattgagagaaggcagatacgccttgtacctcagcaaagtatgcagggactggcccatactttgttgctgtaatttaagaacaaagaggtgttcttacacctggaaaagactatataaggctgatgcctgatctccatcttgtcttcaatcctgcttcatacctctggaggaactttgctacaagctgaagctttgaacaaaggactgaggacccatcccagcgggggatgtatcccagagacttgatttgaacctgcagtttattccatccctgctgcaagcctgaaccaagaactttgccattactgtatgtaattgattccatttaaccaattctaactctcatctctatccttttccttttatgaataaacctttagattttagattctaaaggattggcaacagcgtgatttgtgggtaagatctgatttgtatattgacctgggtctggggcttggtcctttgggatcaggagaacctttttcttttactggggtattggttttcataaccatttgtccccataacgagtggcactggtggtaatactgggaaactggagtgtctaaggagattgcttgtgagacttgcggttagccagtggggtgagaccgaagtcctcttagtctggctggtttggtttgccttagaggtggaaagaaccccagccttgggctgtaactgccctatttgagcaatttgtcctgagttggcactctcagttgggttccgccagaaccgcttggtcacagtggcgtagtcggcaggatccacagaaccaggtcaattaagctttgggtcagaaccccacgttatccaaatttgaattttgggattgagagttttgttggttaaagagctgctgcaatggctgagcaaagagcatatgagggacttggcaaaaaagccctggaaaatttgtgttcagaaaagaggataagctttagaaagaaagctacaaatcaagaactgagaaatctgttaatagccagtgatcagggggcaagagcacagcccttacctgaggctgcagaagaggcagaaaaaattagaatgcaaagggtgacaagtcaactgcaatttgagcatgaacagaagctagcagatcttcgattgctggagaagcaaaaagtagcagagttagaaagagagagagagaaagaggctgctgagagagagaaagaggctgctgagagagagaaagaagcagatcaaagaaagaaggaggctgatgagagagaagagagagctcgtaagggacgtctggagctgctcgctgctgagcaggagactcacaggatggaacaggagactcacaagatggaacaggagacggccagacttcagctccaagtaatggaagagcggagaaagtcatccccacctggtactccacttcccccccaccatgagaaaaactgggaaaggatgtgtcccatttacaacgatactgaggatatagaggagtttttgtctacctttgaacgcctctgcaatctgtaccagatccctgagggtcagcgaatgcctgtcctgctaaccagactgactggaaaagccagggaggtgtttaatgacttgggggaacaagaagcattaaattatgagcggtttaaggattctgtgttaaggcgattcaaggttactcctgaatcttacagagttaagtttagagagtttaaaatgcctaaggattgtacttttgtagaatgtgctcataagctgatgggttttgttaaaaagtgggttatgggagccaaggttcatgggagttttgaaaaactgctggatttaataactttggaacagttcttagacattgtgcctgacaatgtgagagcagctgtgtgtgacagggaccctgagtcagtcctacgggcggcgGAGATTgcagatgcccatacccaaaacagggctcgagaagggtgtaaaaccctggggaaaactgatcaccattctccccagttcaagaggagggaaggatttaaaaataaacctgactcttctaaaggagttcaagggggcccggagggtaggaactcacatccccagcaggttacatgctatcgctgtggtatgctgggccacatgagaccagactgcccgacactgaagggcagcccaaaaccagcaaccccaaatgccacggccaatgctaaccctgttgttgtaaactcacaggcaagccacacagagcccagcattggtgccctgtgtgcaaatgctgtttctgttgtctctgaaggatttgaccttaaaactcacattaaagctaaatatgggggaaataatgcagagtttattagcagtgcagaagtgaatggagtgaggtgtatggcatggagggacaccgcagcagatattactctggttaaagcaagtcttgtcaggaaggaagattatttgccaggtgaagatgtaactgttgtagccttatctaagtattttgtcagggtgcctttggctaaaatccacctgaaatggaagggattggagggcaccatggttgtgggagtaaaagacataatccctaaggatattatgattggaaatgatattaaagctatggtcagtcaagttaatacaaaccaggcacaagagaggattgatcctaaggttgtgcctatggagggtttctccaaaagtttgtctttggaaagtagctgtttggttgtgaatgaagtttctgaatgtctatctaatgtctcaggagtaaatctggaattagatcaagcgaagggagaggagaacaaggagattttggatgagcctaggcagtcttgtgagctgatggctttatctagtcagcagtttgggaaggcaaggagagtggaagatgagtgtccctataccttatctgtttcctgtgcgaagaatagtgacagtgaaggaaacgtgcctgtgtctgtcaggggtattgacttgcctatggaggaagctaccccagtctccaagcagttgtctgtgaacagcccggtgtgctgggacaagggaaatgaaatcccaaacagtatgtctagtaaaggaaaatgcgtctccaactcttttttgtctgtggagcagacagaaggtgcctttcggcctgtgatggttgagagtaatttagttgtctcagagttggttctggattcaactaaagcccaggaagggaatggtcctaagtttgcatctgctggggagaatggccccataactaggttgcatccagttagtggcttagcaaaatcccagagaccaaacaattctggtgcttgtattttgcctgttgctcatgtgtggttggagaagggtgtaacaactctgtctgatcagggtgatgcCCTAGCCAGGgcccaaggagagcagaaaggtaatttggttgtgttacctaccgacagtttaacaacttgtagcaaaaaggaaaaaattcctaagcttgtgtgtggcaaagagaagggaagtatttctaaccttttatctaggaagtctatgggttcgcctgaaaggggattgtgtagagatctgcctgatgggccaaaggtgatcctgaatgtaagtaagacccagacagagtctgttgttgctcaggaaagtgtgcctttagagcaagccctaggtgaagagggtaagggcagaatttctgtgaggggtgaattgctgcttagaaaagctcctggagaaaggaatcctcatggtactcggtgcaagcagttccctgcaattgaagggtgtgagagtgatttaatcaaggaagtttcagtccctagcagccaaaaattgtctgttgtgaagggatccactaactttccttgtaaaagatccagtgtgggtagctttgagaaggtctcagaggaagtaaaagttgttaaggaattgaggcatccctataaccaagtggctgtgtggggccaacttgttggggagacaatggtgttggaacaggaatgtctcctttctgattctttaaatgagcagtttgtgcttcagggtttgaggacagatttggttactgatgtgtcagagcagagcagttttatggctaaatgcttgaggatgcgggggagaggaagcaaactctcacccgcagactctttggatttgtgtggtatctctttaagacagagtccagccttggagatgatagcagttacgaatatgaaaactggtggactggctctggtctggggtagtgcaaattacttgcctggcggggaaaggaaggacttgctaatagctgttagcaaagagggcccaccccatcagccagtgaattctgttaagcaagagaaatcagggtttgatcctgcaggacaaggaggaaagagaaaactgaattttgcaaagggaagccacaggttaaccctaaaatgcccaaactccaatggtattgagccaaaggggtggcatgacaaacatgactgtagatggacacttgcaatgaacttgttgttattgctagattttgtaattaatgtgttgctattgccacaaactgtaaaaatatacaatgtacctaatcttttggagaatcccttgaacatgttaaaaggaatacataagAACACACGTTCTGTTacaaggccttgttacactggtgtTTCACAGttcatgcatataaacaatatgggaacttttcacaggggaaaggacagtccagacctaatgtgctgtatgaaaaggaagactgaggcacactaccatattgctttcatggctaaatgccaagattcctggactatgaagaacattaatatctgcatttattcgatgttaattgggttccaaacattggcccgagcttgtatggataaagtagcggttttctttagctcttggcaagatcacatggcacatacaggaaccatgctgccagagcagatccaatccactattgttctaactaagtgttaccttgagtttgtaaagaggttcaatcatgtggttgaacatgattttgataaaccatttctgttatacactggtacggcttctaacccaacactagctgtagtgagacagaacccaggatggggagctcttgggatgcagtcagtgatgtttgtgtcatcccttcctgcatcaattttgcgttgggggtgtgacgttattgacataaactgggaccatatagatcattgttgcaaccaaagtcctgtagtggcacccaaatcttgtataaagggggtcaaatggggtgtctaggacaaggttatggtttactggttatgattatgctgtctatatgtgtgtatcagttttgtagtcgaagttatgaatattggctctatactgtctgtatggcaaatttatgctatgcttctgggtgacatcccagacaaactgagattagctctgcctagtctgcttgatggcccattaaggaccatcagctatacaatggacccattgagagaaggcagatacgccttgtacctcagcaaagtatgcagggactggcccatactttgttgctgtaatttaagaacaaagaggtgttcttacacctggaaaagactatataaggctgatgcctgatctccatcttgtcttcaatcctgcttcatacctctggaggaactttgctacaagctgaagctttgaacaaaggactgaggacccatcccagcgggggatgtatcccagagacttgatttgaacctgcagtttattccatccctgctgcaagcctgaaccaagaactttgccattactgtatgtaattgattccatttaaccaattctaactctcatctctatccttttccttttatgaataaacctttagattttagattctaaaggattggcaacagcgtgatttgtgggtaagatctgatttgtatattgacctgggtctggggcttggtcctttgggatcaggagaacctttttcttttactggggtattggttttcataaccatttgtccccataacgagtggcactggtggtaatactgggaaactggagtgtctaaggagattgcttgtgagacttgcggttagccagtggggtgagaccgaagtcctcttagtctggctggtttggtttgccttagaggtggaaagaaccccagccttgggctgtaactgccctatttgagcaatttgtcctgagttggcactctcagttgggttccgccagaaccgcttgGTCACAGCCCGAACCCCCGAGTCCTCCTACCGGAGCTCCACCGACTCCAGCAAAAAGTACATGCACACCCGGCTGCCCTCCAGCGTCAACTTCAAAGGTAACAGCCCCTGCCTCGGGgcgggacacacacacacacacacacacgtgtctgtgggggtgtttgtgtgtatatgttcatGTGGAGGGGTACATGTGCATGTAGGGTGTTCGTGTGGGGGCTATGTGTGTCTGAGAGGGTGTTCGTGTGTACATGGGGGATTATGTGTGTATGTGGGGtgctttgtgtgtggggggggtacgTGTGTTTGTGGGGGTGTTTGTGGGGggtaaatctgatgaggtttaacaaggacaagggcagagtcctgcacataggaAGGAAGTAtctcatgcaccgctacagactggggactgactgactaagcggcagttctgtggaaaaggacctggggattacagtggacgagaagctggatatgagtcagcagtgtgcccttgttgccgagAAGGCTAACATCATACTGagttgcattagtaggagcattgccagcagatcgagggaagtgattattcctctctattgggcactggtgaggccacacctggagtatcacgtccagttttgggtgccctgTGACGGGtttgatcacagaaacccccttgggactgtcacctaaTGTGCCGAGACTACCCGGGGGCTGGTCCTGGGCACGGCTTGGAGACGAGGCCCGGAGAGCGTTGGTCTAAAGTTCATTGGCTCTCGTGCCGCGTTGGTCTCAAATGAAGCTCTGGGGCATTGGGCCTTTTGCTGAATGTTTAATTGGCTCGCTGCGGCGCACGGGCAGGCCGGCCTGGGCTCACCAGATGAACATGGGCTTGCCGTCATCCTTGGCCAGCTGGGCGAGGCACTCAAGCAGAATGACAGCGTTGTCCCGGACGGGTTCGGGCACCGTCTCCAGCACCACCTTGCGCAGGAAGTCCACGTTGTTGTAGGAGCCGCTCTCAGAGGCGGCCAGCTCTGGCCGCTCCCGCAGAATGCCGTAGGCGTTCACGATGTACTCGGTGAAGCTGGGGTGCATGCATGGGTTGTACCCCACCGCCTTCAGGCGGTTCATGATTTCCAGGTAGCGCCGCGTCATCGCTGTGCACTGCTGCTCATCCACCTGATTGGAGATGGGGTTGGTGGATGCCTGGAAAAGAGGAGTGGTttgaggggaggggttgggcaCCCTGAGGTCAGAAACCCCAGTTAACTTATCTCGGGGGGGCAGAACAGAGGAGACCGGATTCAGCCCGACAGTCAGCCTGCGGGACTCACTGCCACTACATGTTGGAGTCTGAAATGGGATGAGAGTCCGCTGGCCAGAGTCACTGCTAACCCCTAACTCAGAATTCAGACGGGCATGAGCCAGCTCCCCGGGACAGACTCAGAGGAACTCCTCTGGGGCAGCTTACCCCACAATTGATACTGCAGGGCTCCTGCACCGTCCTCTGAACAGCGGGTGCCATCTGCTGTCAGAGATGGGAgcctggctggctgggtgggggctgccctgccaggcctGGCTGGTTGGgtcagggggactggctgggccaggggctcccCATTGGGTagttgtgatgttattgatataatctgggaccatatagatcattgttgcaaccaaggtcctgtagtgacacccaaatcttgtataaagggggtcaaatggggtgtctaagacaaggttatgggttactggttatgattatgctgtctatatctATGTATCAGTgatgtagttgaagttatgaatattggctctatactgtctgtatggcaaatttatgctgtgcttctgggtgacatcccagacaagctgagattagctctgcctagcctgcttgatggcccattaaggaccatcagctatacaatggacccattgagggaaggcaaatatgccttgagactcagcaaagtatgcagggactggcccatgtgactccagactccattttgctgtaattttccacagtaagaacaaagaggtgttcttacacctggaaaagactatataaggctgatgcctcatctccatcttgtcttcaatcctgcttcatacctctggaggaactttgctacaagatgaaggtttgaacaaaggactgaatgacccatcccagcgggggatgtattccagagacttgatttgaacctgcagtttattctatcgctgctgcaagcctgaaccaagaactttgccattactgtacgtaattgattccatttaaccaattctaactctcatctctatctttttccttttatgaataaacctttagattttagattctaaaggattggcaacagtgtgatttgtgggtaagatctgatttgtatattgacctgggtctggggcttggtcctttgggatcaggagaacctttttcttttactggggtattggttttcataaccatttgtccccataacgagtggcactggtggtgatactgggaaactggagtgtctaaggagattgcttgtgagacttgcagttagccagtggggtgagactgaagtcctcctagtctggctggtttggtttgccttagaggtggaaaaaccccagccttgggctgtaaccgccctgttttagcaatttgtcctgagttggcactctcagttgggttccgccagaaccgcattgtcacagtagccaagagccagggctggctgggctgggagctgccccgCAGGGGAGCCGTGAGCctgggtgggctgggctgggggctagctgggccaggggctacccctctggggagctggggctggcagggctggggagctgtcTTGCTACAACAGGGCCTGTCCCTGGAGCATGGCCACAGGACGGGAAGGGCTAGTTTAAAGGGCCGTGTACCTTTCAGGGGGACATTTCTGTCAGTGCCCGTCTCGTCCATGcagcccagggcctgggcaggctCGTCCTGAGTCGGGCGGCTCTGGCTGTGAACGCAGTGGCCATGGCTTCCTACCCTTTCCCTAGGAGACGCTCCCCAGAGGATCTGTCCCCCTGCCAGATGGAGCTGCCTGAT is part of the Chrysemys picta bellii isolate R12L10 chromosome 2, ASM1138683v2, whole genome shotgun sequence genome and harbors:
- the SPATC1 gene encoding speriolin, producing the protein MTRRYLEIMNRLKAVGYNPCMHPSFTEYIVNAYGILRERPELAASESGSYNNVDFLRKVVLETVPEPVRDNAVILLECLAQLAKDDGKPMFIW